The Candidatus Bathyarchaeota archaeon genome includes the window TGGATGAGTCTCTATTTTTGATCCAAACCTTTTTACTGGAAAATCTTCCAAGTTATTAACAAATATTACGCAATGAGGGTTTCCCATAGATAAACATGTGGCTTTAAAAAGCTCATTTTCTACTCTTATTTCTTCATTTATAAATGTGCCTTCACCAAGCATTGGAATTAATTTTCTTTCAAAAATAGGTTTACCCATGTTAACTTTAACTTTTTTAACTTTTTCATCTTCAATTTTTAACCAAACCTTTTTTAATCCAGCTTTAGTTTCTATAATTAATTCTTTTCTTCTTGATATAGCTGTCTCATAATAAAATTTAGCTGCGCATCTTATTCCATTACCGCACATTTCAGCTTCGCTACCATCCTTGTTAAATATTCTCATTTTAAAATCAGCTTTATTGCAAACTGGTTTTTGCAGTAAAATAAGGCCATCTGCCCCTATAGAAAATCTTCTTCGACAAAGCTTTCTCGCTTTTTCTTCAGGGTTTTTAATTAAGTCTTCTCTATCATCAATAATTATGTAATCGTTTCCTAATCCATGCATTTTCCAAAATTTTGCTTTAACCAAGTTGCAATCCTCTGCCCAATCAAAAGAGTATTAAAATTCTCTCTTTCTCTAATTAATTCAAATCTTCCTTTATTAACTAAAACTTCAGCTGGTCTAGGCCTAGCGTTATATTGAGAGCTCATTGAGAAACCGTAAGCTCCAGTGTTAAGCACAGCTAACACGTCTCCTTCATCAACTTTAGGCATAATTCTTTTTTTAGCTAAGAAATCAGCGCTTTCGCATATTGGTCCAACAACATCATATTCTTCTAGCTTTTCTTCATTAAGTTTATTAGCAACTAATATATGATGATAGGCATTATACATTGCTGGTCTTATTAAAACGTTTAATCCTGCATCAACTCCAATAAACTTTTTTGTTGGCGTAACCTTAATTGAAACTGCTTTAGTCAATAAAATTCCAGCATCACAAACTATATATCTGCCAGGCTCTATAGCAAAGAAAGGTTCAGAATTTAAATCTTTAATTTTCCTTTTAAAAATTGATATTATAGATTCAGCATACTTTTCAATGCTTAATTCTGTTTCTTCAGGTTTATATGGAACACCTAGCCCGCCGCCAAAATTAATAAAATCGAAAGTTAAACCGCAGTTTTCCTTAA containing:
- a CDS encoding diaminopimelate epimerase; the protein is MHGLGNDYIIIDDREDLIKNPEEKARKLCRRRFSIGADGLILLQKPVCNKADFKMRIFNKDGSEAEMCGNGIRCAAKFYYETAISRRKELIIETKAGLKKVWLKIEDEKVKKVKVNMGKPIFERKLIPMLGEGTFINEEIRVENELFKATCLSMGNPHCVIFVNNLEDFPVKRFGSKIETHPLFPNRVNVEFVEVLNKDALKVRVWERGCGETLACGTGACASAVVSNLLKKTGENVLVKLRGGELKIKINDEVLLSGPAIKVFEGEIKL